One window from the genome of Gadus morhua chromosome 16, gadMor3.0, whole genome shotgun sequence encodes:
- the clptm1 gene encoding putative lipid scramblase CLPTM1: protein MATQESAASPEAVGNGEVGSNGTVAAVADGDQAVQTADTAGDAPAAAPPPNAWQVIKGVLFRIFIIWAISSWFRRGPATPDPSTPAGAPRLPSRNLFPKDTLMDFYVYISPDEVFVDFNNTEALFWFHQDLVYGDWSTGENGDGCYEHYREMDIPETLLQNGSMYMHVYFTKSGFHPDPKRKGQYRRLATVHSTRMLNKFKRRKFMKTKNLLTGETEADPEVIKRAESHGPVEVISHWHPNLTINIVDDHTAWVKGSVPPPLDQHVKFDAVSGDYYPIVYFNDYWNLQKDYYPINDTLPHLPLRLSFCQLSLWRWQLYAAQNARSPWNFLPDDTYEQSDEDQDSVKVALLETNPYLLGVTIVVSIVHSIFEFLAFKNDIQFWNSRQSLEGLSVRSIIFGVFQSGVVLLYILDNETNFVVQVSVFIGLLIDFWKITKVMDVKLDRENKIAGLIPRLVFNDKSTYVKSSTKVYDDMAFKYLSWLLYPLFGCYAIYSLLYVEHKGWYSWVLSMLYGFLLTFGFITMTPQLFINYKMKSVAHLPWRMLTYKALNTFIDDLFAFVIKMPMMYRIGCLRDDVVFFIYLYQRWIYRVDPNRMNEFGTSGAEKPVDGDAPVDGVPPAITAAVDGEPPAIAAAPAAAITDKADEEKKND from the exons ATGGCGACGCAGGAGAGCGCAGCGAGTCCGGAGGCTGTGGGCAACGGCGAG gtgggcAGCAACGGGACGGTCGCCGCCGTGGCGGACGGAGACCAGGCCGTCCAGACCGCCGACACCGCCGGAGACGCCCCGGCGGCAGCGCCCCCGCCCAACGCCTGGCAGGTCATCAAAGGAGTCCTCTTCAG GATATTCATAATCTGGGCCATCAGCAGCTGGTTCCGTCGGGGCCCGGCCACGCCCGACCCCAGCACCCCGGCAGGGGCCCCCCGGCTCCCCAGCCGCAACCTCTTCCCCAAAGACACCCTGATG GACTTCTACGTGTACATCTCCCCGGACGAGGTGTTCGTGGACTTCAACAACACGGAGGCGCTGTTCTGGTTCCACCAGGACCTGGTCTACGGGGACTGGTCCACGGGCGAGAACGGCGACGGCTGCTATGAGCACTACCGGGAGATGGACATCCCCGAG ACGCTGCTGCAGAACGGCTCCATGTACATGCACGTGTACTTCACCAAGAGCGGCTTCCACCCCGACCCCAAACGGAAGGGGCAGTACCGCAGACTGGCCACGGTGCACTCCACGCGCA TGCTGAATAAGTTCAAACGAAGAAAGTTTATGAAGACTAAGAATCTGCTGACGGGCGAGACGGAGGCAGACCCCGAGGTCATCAAG cGGGCAGAGAGCCACGGCCCCGTGGAGGTCATCTCCCACTGGCACCCGAACCTCACCATCAACATCGTGGACGACCACACGGCCTGGGTCAAGGGCTCGGTGCCGCCCCCTCTGGACCAGC ATGTTAAGTTTGACGCGGTCAGCGGCGACTACTACCCCATCGTGTACTTCAACGACTACTGGAACCTGCAGAAGGACTACTACCCCATCAACGACACGCTGCCCCACCTGCCTCTGCGGCTGAGCTTCTGTCAGCTGTCGCTGTGGCGCTGGCAGCTGTACGCCGCGCAGAACGCACGCTCGCCCTGGAACTTCCTGCCCGACGACACCTACGAGCAGTCGGACGAGGACCAGGACTCGGTCAAG GTTGCCCTTCTGGAAACCAACCCCTACCTTCTGGGAGTGACCATCGTGGTGTCGATCGTCCACAGCATCTTCGAGTTCCTGGCCTTCAAGAACG acATCCAGTTCTGGAACAGCCGCCAGTCCCTGGAGGGGCTCTCGGTGCGCTCCATCATCTTCGGGGTGTTCCAGTCAGGGGTGGTGCTGCTCTACATCCTGGACAACGAGACCAACTTCGTGGTGCAGGTCAGCGTGTTCATCGGCCTGCTCATCGACTTCTGGAAGATCACCAAGGTCATGGACGTCAAG TTGGACCGAGAGAATAAAATAGCCGGTCTGATCCCCAGACTGGTGTTTAACGACAAGTCCACGTACGTCAAGTCCTCCACCAAAGTCTACGACGAC ATGGCCTTCAAGTATCTCTCCTGGCTGCTGTACCCTCTGTTCGGCTGCTACGCCATCTACAGCCTGCTGTACGTGGAGCACAAGGGCTGGTACTCCTGGGTTCTCAGCATGCTCTACGGCTTCTTGTTAACCTTCG GCTTCATCACCATGACGCCGCAGCTCTTCATCAACTACAAGATGAAGTCGGTAGCCCACCTCCCGTGGAGGATGCTCACCTACAAGGCGCTCAACACCTTCATCGATGACCTCTTCGCCTTCGTCATCAAGATGCCCATGATGTACAGAATAGGGTGTCTTCGGGACG acgtgGTGTTCTTCATCTACCTCTACCAGCGCTGGATCTACCGGGTCGACCCCAACCGGATGAACGAGTTCGGCACCAGCGGGGCTGAGAAGCCCGTCGACGGGGACGCCCCCGTCGACGGCGTGCCCCCCGCCATCACCGCCGCCGTCGACGGGGAGCCCCCCGCCatcgccgccgcccccgccgccgccatcaCAGACAAAGCAgacgaggagaagaagaacGACTAA
- the tbcb gene encoding tubulin-folding cofactor B — protein MDGGLTVITNPIVAVRLTSTLSSFEVNKKYSRGLCIADFKGKLEMVVGTPVSCMDLELYSTSDQFLVKMDDNDALLGSYPVDDDCRIHVVDRSGAKEGEFSDLSKVEKFTISDDAYAKKSDSVRSFMKKQRVGRFNEEEMAAKESEQVARDAKEEAAASAIPVGSRCQVQVPGQPTKIGAVMYVGTADFKPGYWVGVKYDEPLGKHDGSVGGKRYFECENKYGAFVKPTNITVGDFPEEDFGLDEI, from the exons ATGGACGGGGGACTGACAGTCATCACCAACCCCATTGTGGCGGTGCGGTTGACCAGCACCCTGAGCTCCTTCGAAGTGAACAAGAAGTACAGCAGAGGCCTCTGCATCGCCGACTTCAAG GGTAAgctggagatggtggtgggTACGCCCGTGTCCTGCATGGACCTGGAGCTGTACAGCACCAGCGACCAGTTCCTGGTGAAGATGGACGACAACGACGCGCTGCTGGGCTCCTACCCCGTGGACGACGACTGCCGCATACAC GTGGTGGATCGCAGTGGGGCGAAGGAAGGGGAGTTCAGTGACCTGTCCAAGGTGGAGAAGTTCACCATCTCAGACGATGCTTATGCAAAGAAATCAG ACTCGGTGAGGTCCTTCATGAAGAAGCAGAGGGTGGGTCGCTTCAACGAGGAGGAGATGGCCGCCAAGGAGAGCGAGCAGGTCGCCCGCGACGccaaggaggaggcggcggcgagCGCGATCCCCGTGGGGAGCCGTTGCCAGGTGCAGGTCCCCGGGCAGCCCACCAAGATAGGGGCCGTCATGTATGTCG GTACCGCAGACTTCAAGCCCGGCTACTGGGTGGGGGTGAAGTACGACGAACCCCTCGGAAAACACGACGGAAG TGTCGGAGGGAAGCGCTACTTTGAGTGCGAGAACAAGTACGGTGCGTTCGTGAAGCCCACCAACATCACGGTGGGGGACTTCCCCGAGGAGGACTTCGGGCTGGATGAGATCTAA